From the Chlamydiota bacterium genome, the window GCCTGAATCATACTTTCAGGCCGAGCGATTCCTTTCCCTGCAATATCATACGCCGTTCCGTGATCAGGAGAAGTCCGAATGAAAGGAAGACCCAAGGTCACATTCACAGCCTCATCAAATGCGATCATCTTAAGAGGAACTAATCCTTGATCGTGATACATCACTACCACTCCATCATAAAATCCATGATAGGCCTGGCAAAACAACGCATCTGCAGAAAGGGGACCCTCAACAACTATTTTTTCTCGTTGAGCTTGAAGAATAGCTGGACGAATCTCTTTTTTTTCCTCTTTTCCTCCATCCTCATCGCCATGAGGATTAAAAGCGGCCACACCGATCTTGGGGGCACGAATACCTAAATTCTTCAAGGCCTGATTCAAATGCCGAATCGTGATCAAAATCTTTTGATATGTAATTTTCTTCGAAAGATTTCGTATGGGAATATGCGTTGTCACTAAAGCAAGTTTTAATCGAGAACTTGCCATCATCATCACCACTTCTTTAGAAGAGGTGAGTTGAGCGAGTAATTCTGTATGCCCTACAAAATCAATGCCCCATTCAGGAGCTTTTACTTTATGAACAGGGGCTGTAACAAGGCCATGAATCTTTCCTTCTAAAATATCTTTTGTAGCTGCACGAACACAATCAACCGCAATGCGAATGAGTTCTTTCTTTAGTTTTCCACAGGAGATCCAGTTAAGAGGAACTTTCCCAACTGGACGAAGAAGAACTTGCCTTTCCCGTGACGAACCCCAAAGGATCTCACGAAGAGGATGTTTTAATTTTTTGGAAAGGTTACTCACTATTCCGGGAGGTCCATAGATGACTGGATAGCAAGAACTCCATACCCTCCTTGAAGCAAGTGCCTTAACAACGACTTCAGGACCAATACCTGCAAGATCACCTAAAGTAATTCCAATGATTGGTTTCATAAGAGATAGGCTTAAGGGTAAGTTTTTTAATACACCAAAATATGAGATTTCTTCTTCAACTTTTCTACCCACTGAGAATGAAATTCTTCAACCTTTTTCTGATAAAGTTCATCTTCAATCTCAGACCAAGCCTCGGAGAGAGGTTTGACTCTGGTCTTTTTTCGAGCCTTTAAAGTAACGATATGAAACCCTAAATCGGTCTCAATAATACCGCCTGTTTGACCCACTTCCATTGAAAAAGCCTTGTCTTCAATTTCCTTCATCAATTCACCTTTTGCAAAAAAAGGCATGACTCCACCTTCCTGGGCATAGGGGCCTTCTGAAGAATCCTTGGCGACCGTCTCAAAAGGGGTTCCTTCATCCAGATGTTTTTTTGCTTCTTCAATCTTTTCACGGGCCGCTTCAACATCTTTTTCTTTCTTCACCAAAATCTGACCTACTTGAATCATTTCAGGATCAGAATATTTTTTAATATTTTGGTCATAAAAATCACTGATTTCTTTAGGAGAAACCACAATGGATTTAGAAACCTCCTGCCTTGAAAGCAAACGAACCATCAGTTGTTCTTTGATGTTCTCTCGAAGCTGGTCCACCGTCATTCCTTCTTTTTCCAAGGCGTAATAAAATTCATCTTCAGAATCAAATTTGGCTTTAATGGTGTTTAATCTTTCCTCAATCCTTTTATCTTCTACTTGCAAATTTTGTTTCTTGGCTTCTTGAAGAACCAGTTTTCGTTCAATAAGTTGATCAATCGCATCCCTGCGAGCATCGGTCATGTGTTTCTCTAGCTCTTCGCCTGAATAAACACTTTTATATTTGGCATAAAGAGGACGCAAGATCTGATCAAGCTCCTGAGAAGTAACAATTTCACCATTCACTTCTGCCACCACACGGGTGACGATCTCAGCATCGGTTTTTGAAAGGGCCAAAGCAGAAAGTACGAACGAAAGGAAAAAGAAGGATTGTAAAAAAGAGAAAATGATTTTCATATTGATTTTTAACCTTATTTCTTTCTTTTTATCATACGCCCCTTCCTCCTTTCAATACTTTTCGTAAAAGAAGCAGAAGTTGTGAGGGCTCAAGATTTTTAGGACACATTTCGACCCTTCGAATCACCTCCTTGGCTTTTAAAAAAACACGATCTCGATGAATTTGGATCGACGTTAAACCCTGTCTCCTTGCTAAAGCCTTTAATTGGGCAACCTCAAGCAAAAGTTCCATTTCAGGAGGCAAAGGGCCAAAGCGGTCTATCAATTCTTGGGTCACTTGACTAAATTCTTTTTCCGAAGAAGCTTCAAAAATTTTTCGATAAATTTCCATCCTAAGAAGAGGATCTGAAAGATAGGCAAGAGGAATCATGACCTCAAAACCGAGCTTGAGGCTAACCGGCATACGCTCCGAAATGTTTTCCCCTTTCAGTCGGCGAATGGCATCATCAAGGAGTCGACAATAGAGTTGAAACCCAACCGCCGTAATATGACCATGCTGCTCTTTTCCTAAAAGATTTCCAGCCCCTCGAATCTCTAAATCCCGCATGGCTACCTTAAAACCTGAACCCAACTCCGTAAAATCTTCAATGGTCTTAAGCCTCATCTTCGCCTCTTCTTTCAGAATCGAACCCGAAGCGTACATCAAATAGGCATAAGCCCTCCTCTTATAGCGCCCGACCCGACCTCTTAATTGATAAAGATCCGCAAGGCCGAACCCTTCTGCATGATCAATGATGATGGTATTTGCATTAGGAATATCCAGCCCCGATTCAACAATATTGGTCGACACCAAAACCTGAATTTTTCCTTCAATAAAATTTCGAATCACTTCCTCTAACTCATCTTCCGGCATCTGACCATGAGCCACAGCAAAATGGGCCTTGGGAACAAGTTTTTTCAATTTCTCTTGAACGCGATAAATACTGCCCACTCTATTATGAATAAAAAAAACCTGTCCATCCCGAGCCAGTTCTCGAACAATCCCATCCCGAATTAAGGTCTCATCATAGGCAGTTAAAAGAGTCTCTACCGGCAGACGATCCTGAGGAGGCGTTTTGATTAGACTCATATCTCTGGCTTGCACCAAGGATAAATAAAGGGTTCTGGGGATGGGCGTTGCCGTCAGCGTTAAAACATCCACAGAAAGCTTGAGTTTCTTAAACCTCTCTTTATGAGAAACCCCAAATCTCTGTTCCTCATCCACAATCACAAGTCCCAAATCCTTGAAACTCACATCGTCTCCCAGCAGGCGATGGGTTCCAATGATGACATCTAATTGCCCCTCTTTCAAAAGTTGAAGAATTCCCTTTTGCTCTTTCCCCGTTCTAAAACGAGAAAACATTTCAACTTGAATGGGATACCCCGCAAAGCGTTCACGGAAGGTATAAAAATGCTGCTGAGCCAAAATCGTTGTGGGAACGAGAATCGCCACCTGTTTTCCCTCCATCACAGCCTTAAAAGCAGCCCGAATGGCCACTTCTGTTTTTCCATATCCTACATCCCCACAAATTAAACGATCCATGGGACGAGCCAATTCTAAATCTCGCTTTACTTCTTCAATCGCCTTTTCTTGATCTGGTGTTTCGTCATAAATAAAAGCCGCCTCAAAATCTTTCTGCCAGGAAGTATCGGGCTGAAAGGCATATCCCTGAATAGCCGATCGTTTTGCCTGAATCTCCAAAAGCTCCGCAGCATAATCCTTCAGTGCTAAAAGGGCCTTTTTCTTTACCTTTTCCCAATCCTTTCCTCCCAAACGGCTCAGTCGAACGGCCCCTCCCTTAACCCCAATATAGCGTTCTACAAGTTCGATCTGATCGACTGGAACGTAGAGTTTTGCTTTTTTGTCATATTCAATCGTTAAAAATTCCCCCTGTAAGCCCTTCTCATCGAGAGAGCTCACACCCAAATATTTTCCGATTCCGAAACTTAAGTGAACCACCCAATCTCCTACTTTAAGTTCAGAATATTCATGAATGGCAACTCCCCTCTTTAAATGGCTCCGGGGAGGGCGTACCCGAAGCCTTCCAAAAATTTCCTCATCGGTTAAAATAGCTATTTTTTCTTTGGGAAGAACAAATCCGCTTGAAAGAGAGCCGATACAGGCATGATGATATTGAGGATCCCAAAACCCTTTATCTTTGATGACTTCAATGAGACGTTCCTCTTCCGTCTTCTTTCGACTCACCAAATAAAGGGAAAAACCTGCTTGGGTTTTCTCTCGCATCCTCAAAAAAATATCGGAAGAGGGATCCGGGTTGATGAGGTCTTCAGAAAGAAAATTCCGGGTTCCCTGCCAACTTTGCGATCGTTCAATAGAAATTTTGAATTTTTGATCAGCCTCAAGCGACTGCGAAGGAGAAAGATCAGAAAGATACACGATCTGAGACGCCTTAAATTCATTTAAATGCAAATAGGAATCGATGGCACCCGATGGAATATCCTTTTCAAGAGATTTGACCTTCTCAACGATCAAGTCCCAATCGTCAAAGACCAGAAGAAAATCTTTCGGAAAATAATCAAGGAAACTTCCCCTCAATAATTTCTTCGAATAGAGTTCAAGCTCCCAGGCAGGGAAAAGACGAGTCGTCTTCACTTCCTTCAAAGAAAGCTGTGTTTGAGGATCAAACTCACGCAAAGAAAAAATTGTATCTCCTTCAAATTCTAGACGCAGAGGAAATTCTGATGGAGGAGAATAAAAATCTATCATCCCTCCCCGAACCGCATATTCGCCCTTATTCTCAACTACAGCCTCTCTGTGGTATCCCCCCTCTTCTAAAAATTCCAAAAATTTTCGAAAGGGAATTTCAAAACCGAGCGACAAAGATAAAATTAATTTTTTAAACGCCATCGGATGAAGCACTTGATGAAGAATGGCGTCAATCGGAGTCACCACCCAATGAGGATTTTTGAAATTTAAAAGATTTTCTAAAACTGAAAATCGGTCTCCCACAATTTCAACATGGGGGGCAATATTCTCATGAGGTAAAGTTTCCCAGGGAGGGAAAAAATTGCAGGGAAGGGATGAGAAAAAACTTAAATCCTGATAGAAATGTTCTGCCTCAAGGGAACCCGCCGTTACCACCAGGGTCGTTACCTTCTTCTTTTCTGCAAGATAAGCGATCCATGCCGCCTTTGAAGAATCCCAAAGTCCACTCACTTGAACGGATGGCAAAGTGCCAAGTCCTTCCAATGTCTTCTGAAAAGAAGAGATGTGTTCTAGGATTGTGTGCATCATGCTTCAATCATCACCCAATTTTAAGGCAACAGAAGTTTAGCTACCATTCACCCTCGAGGGAATCGAGGTGGTTTTTGATGGAGCGTTGAAGTTGTTCGCGAGCATGGTACCTCGACGAATAGTCGAGGTGAGCGAACAACTTCGCCGAGCTCGTCCCGATCGCTGGTCGGGACGAGCGACTCCATCAGAAACTACCTCGGTTCCCGGGACTAACCTATTCAATTTTAAGGGCCTCTGTCAAAATCTCCACCACCCGATCAGCCCGCTCCTGTTCGGATTGAATAAGTTTCAAAACCTCTTTTTCCTTCGTCGTTAACTCCAAATTTCCAGAAACATCCTGATGGGTCCCTGATGGAAGCTTCGCAAAAATTTCAACCATATCCTTAATATTTGAATGAAGTTCCTTCATAGAACTAATCACCTCTTTCACATCTTTTAAATCTCGCCCTTCTGGCATAAACCCTCCTTTTATCAGCTGTAAGTTTTAGCTTAACATTATTTAATAATGAATAAACTATCGCAACATGATATTTTGTTAAACAAATGGATTCATGGCCAGATTACACACTTTCCAATTCCATCCACCAACTCTTCATGGAACTCGACTCCAAAGCCATTCGCGACCTTTTTCAGGAAGTAAAAAAAGAGAGTCGAAAACAAGGCATGATTTACGAAGAGTCCGATGGAAAAACCCGCGTCATCCCACTCATGATCCGTCCCCGTCTCATTCGGCCTCATCAAAGGGATTACTTTCTCAAAGTCTGCTATCACATGAATCAAGCCTACCAGAAATTAATCCAACTCTATTTTTCTCATCCTAAAATACAAACCCTCTTTCCTTTTACCCCCGAAGAAAAAAAATGGTTGAATGATTACTTCCCGAAAAATCCCAAAGCCCCGCATACGCTCATCACACGCTGGGATGCTAATACCAATTTCAGCGGTAGACAATGGAAAGCCTCTTTTCACTTTCTGGAAGTCAATGGGGTCGGTGTAGGCGGCCTTCACTATACGCCCACCGCAGAACGCATTATTTTAGAAGTGGTTCTCGGCGCACTCAGGAAGCGCGGCCATTCTCTCAAAATAAGGCCCAACGATGACGTGAGACAAATTCTCCTTTGGGAACTCCAATCCCATTTAAAATCACTGGGTCAAAAACGTTGTCACATTGGACTGGTCCTGGATGATCGAACCAAAGGAGGGCCTCTGGATTTTTTCTTTCTCGCAAAATTTTTTCAATCTCAAGGAATTCAAGCCATCGTTGTAGATCCGAGAGATTTACGTCTTAAAAAAGGCCAAATCATGGCAAAAGATTTACCTTTAGACATTCTTTATCGAGATAGCATGATTGAAGAATTGATCGAAATGGAAAAGGAAGAGAAAAAAACCTTATCAGCCATGCGCCAAGCCTTTCTTGAAAATAGGGTTGTTTCAGGACTCGGAGGAGAATTAGATCACAAAAGCGCCTTTGAAATTTTTACGAGCCCCTTTTATGAACGCTATTTCACTTTTGAGGAAAGAAAATGTTTCCGAAAACATGTCCTTTGGACCCGTCTCATTCGAGAAACAAAAACAACAGACCCGCAAGGCTCTTCCATTGACCTTTTACGATATGCCCTCCAACATCAGGAATCACTGGTCCTTAAACCGAATCGAGGCTATGGCGGAGCAGGTATTCTGATGGGAAAAGAAGCCCCTCAGAAAAAGTGGGAGCATATGCTTCAAGAGGCATTGAAGCAAACTGGATCTTACATTATTCAGGAACGATGTGCCGTGCGTAAAAAGAAATTTCCTGTTTTAGACGAAAAAAAGCGCATCGTTGAAAAAAATCTTAACGTCGTCTGTGGTTTTATCTATTCTCCCTATGGATTGGGCATTTTAGGGCGTGCCTCCCAAGCCAACATTGTCAATGTCGCCCAACAAGGAGGTATGACCACCATTCTCATTTGCGAGAATTCTAAAATACCTTGATTTTTTACATAAATATGCTAAAAATCAATTGATGAATAGAGAAATTGAGAAAAAAATCAATGAATGGAAGATAAACCCAAACAGAAAACCTTTGATAATCAAAGGGGCTCGCCAGGTTGGAAAATCCTATGCGATCGAGAAATTCGCTCGAGAAAATTTTGAAAATTGTGTGGTGGCCAATTTTGAAAAGCAAAAAGGGCTCTTTGAACTTTTTGAGGGGGATTTGAATATCACTTCTCTTTTAGAAAAATTGGAGCTTCTCCTGAAAACCAGAATTCTTCCTCAGAAAACCCTTCTTTTTTTGGATGAAATTCAAAAATGTCCTCGAGCGATCACTTCCTTACGCTATTTTTATGAGGAAAAACCAGAGCTTGCAGTCATTGCAGCGGGGTCTCTTTTAGATTTTGCGTTGGATCAAACATCGGTTCCCGTGGGTCGAGTGACCTATCTTTACATGCATCCTCTTTCCTTTTTTGAATTTCTAGGGGCCCTGGGAGAAAACATTCTCCAGGATTATCTTTTAAATCATCCCTTGTCCAATCAAGAGGATCCCATTCATACTCAATGTCTTGGACTTGTAAAAAAATACATGCAGATTGGAGGAATGCCGGAGGCCGTTAAAATATATCTCGACACAGGCTCCATCAGAGAGGTGACCCTCCATCACCAAAATCTGATTGAAACCTATCGACAGGATTTTTCTAAGTATGCCCCGAAAATTCCCTATGCCCATTTATTGTCGGTTCTTGAGAAAATTCCCCAACTCATTGGTCAACAAATTAAATATGCCCATATTGATCAGGAAATTCGCTCGACTTATTTAAAGGAGGTTATTTACCTTTTGGAAAGAGCACAAATTCTTTCTCGGGTTCGAGCTGTTCAGAACCCCCAGATTCCTCTTCTCGCCCATGCCTCTGACAAAGTTTTCAAAACGATTTTCCTTGATGTTGGGTTAATGCAAACCCTCTGCGGCGTGGACTGGAGTCAAGTTTCTGAAAAGGCAGACTTGACCGCTATCTATCGGGGCATGCTGGCAGAGCAGTTTGTAGGCCAGGAAATCTTGAGTTACACCTCAACCGAGGTTTCTAAACCCCTATTCTATTGGAAAAGAGAAGAACGCGGGGCTGCTGCTGAGGTGGATTACCTCATCGAATATGAAAATAGTTTAGTTCCCATCGAAGTTAAAAGTGATAAAAAAGGAAGACTCAAAAGCCTTCACTGGTACCTCTCCCATTTTGATCCCAAGAAGGCCTTTGTGGTTTCATCACATCCATCCGTCCAAATGGATAACATCTCCTGGATCCCATTCTATGGGCTCAAAGCCCTTTTTCCTTGATATCCCGCTAATATACCGTGTATATTAGCGACTATGTACAAGAGAATTTTAGAACCCCTTTTACCCCATCAAAGTTTTTTTCTCTTTGGCCCACGTCAAGTTGGGAAAAGCACCCTTTTGAAATCACTCCGTACTATATTTACTCTGAATCTTCTTATTTTTTAGACATCGCAGCTGCACAATTTTCGGAACAAGTAAATTTCACAGATGTTGGGCGCCAAGCGTTGGTGGCCTACAGTACCGTTCGAGAATTCTATTCAATCTTAGAAGACACGCTCATGGGATTTCTTCTCTATCCGTACTTAAAAAGCATTCGAAAACGCATGAGTCAAAGTCCTAAATTCTACTTTTTCGACAATGGCGTTACCCGTGCCATTCTTGGATCTCTAAGAAATCCCCCAAATTTTTTAGAGAAAGGCCGCCTTTTTGAGCAGTGGTTTATTCAAGAGGTGGATCGGATTAATAAATATTTTTCAAAAGATTGGAAGCTCTTCTTTTGGAGAACCAGCCACGGAGCAGAAGTGGATCTTGTCATTGAACAAGCAGGTAAAATGATCTGTGCCATTGAATGTAAATGTAAGCAAACGCTTTCACGAGCAGATCTGTCAGGGTTACATTCTATTCTTGAAGAACAACCCAAAATCCCTTGCTATATCGTCGCCCCAATTAAAACACCTCTAAAAATAGATACTGTCAACGTCCTCCCGCCTTTTGAAATGCTTAAAAGACTGAAAGAATGATGAACAAAAATCATCTTCCCTCTATTAAGACCCTTATCCCAGGCCCTCGATCAAAAGCGCTTGCAAAACGCCTCAAACACTGTGAGTGCTCAAGCATGATCCTCGTCAATGACGAAACCCTGATTGTTTGGGCCCGAGCAAAAGGGGCCAATGTCTGGGATGTCGACGGCAATCGCTATATCGATCTTACAGCTGCTTTTGCCGTGGCTAATGCCGGCCATACTAATCCTAGAATTGTTCAAGCCCTCGTAGAGCAAGCTAAAAAATTTCCTCATGGCCCTGGAGACATTCACCCGGCTGAAATTAAAATTCAATTTCTCGAAGCCCTCTCAAAAATCTGTCCAAAGCCTCTGGATACTATCATGCTGGGATGTGCAGGGTCCGAGGCTGTTGAAATTGCAATGAAAACAGCCTTTCTCGCCACGGGAAAACCGGGCTTAATCGTTTTTGAAGGGTCTTATCATGGGCTGACTTATGGAGCACTTTGCGCAACTTCCCTTTTTAATTTTTATCAACCTTTTGAGTCCCAACTTTCGCACCATACCTATCGACTCCCCTTTCCACATAAAGAGAAAGAAAAGGCCCTGCTTCATCAAATCACTCAACTCATTCAAAAAAAATCGATCGGAGCCATTTTAATAGAAGCCATTCAAGGACGTGGAGGGATTCGAGCTCTCTCTACATCTTTTCTAAAAGACTTACGCAAAATTTGCGATCATCATAAAATCATCTTAATTACCGATGAAATTTTTTCTGGCATGGGAAGAACAGGCCAATGGTTTGCTTTTCAACATAGTGGGATTATTCCAGATCTTGTCACCGTAGGTAAAGGGCTTTCCGGAGGATTTCCTATTTCTGCCTGTATCGGATCATCCTCCCTGATGAAGGTTTGGCCACGACATCATGGTGAGGCCCTTCATACCAGCACTTTCATGGGACATCCCATCGGATGTGCCATGGCCCTTGCCTCCATTCAAGAAATTAAACACCGAGGGCTTGTTAAGAGAGCTCGCATCATGGGCGAAAAACTGATTCCAAAACTTGAAAAATTACAAAAATATCCTGTTATTGGAGAGATTCGAGGCAGGGGCTTGATGATTGGAATTGAAATCATTGAAAACAAAAATGGAAAATCTTCTTCAGAAAAGGCACAAAAAATCAGTCATAGGGCGCTTCAAAAAGGGGTCATTCTTTTTACTGAAGGAGTGGACCAAAATATTTTAGCAATGACCCCACCCCTCACTATCAGCGACGAACAATTGAATGATGCTGTAAAAATAATCGAAGAATGCATTCGAGAAATCGTCAAACAATGACATCATCAGATCTTGACACCCAAATTCTATCCATCATTAACCAGGGGGTTGA encodes:
- the pdxA gene encoding 4-hydroxythreonine-4-phosphate dehydrogenase PdxA is translated as MKPIIGITLGDLAGIGPEVVVKALASRRVWSSCYPVIYGPPGIVSNLSKKLKHPLREILWGSSRERQVLLRPVGKVPLNWISCGKLKKELIRIAVDCVRAATKDILEGKIHGLVTAPVHKVKAPEWGIDFVGHTELLAQLTSSKEVVMMMASSRLKLALVTTHIPIRNLSKKITYQKILITIRHLNQALKNLGIRAPKIGVAAFNPHGDEDGGKEEKKEIRPAILQAQREKIVVEGPLSADALFCQAYHGFYDGVVVMYHDQGLVPLKMIAFDEAVNVTLGLPFIRTSPDHGTAYDIAGKGIARPESMIQAILTASAWVKRKRQM
- a CDS encoding SurA N-terminal domain-containing protein, with amino-acid sequence MKIIFSFLQSFFFLSFVLSALALSKTDAEIVTRVVAEVNGEIVTSQELDQILRPLYAKYKSVYSGEELEKHMTDARRDAIDQLIERKLVLQEAKKQNLQVEDKRIEERLNTIKAKFDSEDEFYYALEKEGMTVDQLRENIKEQLMVRLLSRQEVSKSIVVSPKEISDFYDQNIKKYSDPEMIQVGQILVKKEKDVEAAREKIEEAKKHLDEGTPFETVAKDSSEGPYAQEGGVMPFFAKGELMKEIEDKAFSMEVGQTGGIIETDLGFHIVTLKARKKTRVKPLSEAWSEIEDELYQKKVEEFHSQWVEKLKKKSHILVY
- the mfd gene encoding transcription-repair coupling factor; translated protein: MMHTILEHISSFQKTLEGLGTLPSVQVSGLWDSSKAAWIAYLAEKKKVTTLVVTAGSLEAEHFYQDLSFFSSLPCNFFPPWETLPHENIAPHVEIVGDRFSVLENLLNFKNPHWVVTPIDAILHQVLHPMAFKKLILSLSLGFEIPFRKFLEFLEEGGYHREAVVENKGEYAVRGGMIDFYSPPSEFPLRLEFEGDTIFSLREFDPQTQLSLKEVKTTRLFPAWELELYSKKLLRGSFLDYFPKDFLLVFDDWDLIVEKVKSLEKDIPSGAIDSYLHLNEFKASQIVYLSDLSPSQSLEADQKFKISIERSQSWQGTRNFLSEDLINPDPSSDIFLRMREKTQAGFSLYLVSRKKTEEERLIEVIKDKGFWDPQYHHACIGSLSSGFVLPKEKIAILTDEEIFGRLRVRPPRSHLKRGVAIHEYSELKVGDWVVHLSFGIGKYLGVSSLDEKGLQGEFLTIEYDKKAKLYVPVDQIELVERYIGVKGGAVRLSRLGGKDWEKVKKKALLALKDYAAELLEIQAKRSAIQGYAFQPDTSWQKDFEAAFIYDETPDQEKAIEEVKRDLELARPMDRLICGDVGYGKTEVAIRAAFKAVMEGKQVAILVPTTILAQQHFYTFRERFAGYPIQVEMFSRFRTGKEQKGILQLLKEGQLDVIIGTHRLLGDDVSFKDLGLVIVDEEQRFGVSHKERFKKLKLSVDVLTLTATPIPRTLYLSLVQARDMSLIKTPPQDRLPVETLLTAYDETLIRDGIVRELARDGQVFFIHNRVGSIYRVQEKLKKLVPKAHFAVAHGQMPEDELEEVIRNFIEGKIQVLVSTNIVESGLDIPNANTIIIDHAEGFGLADLYQLRGRVGRYKRRAYAYLMYASGSILKEEAKMRLKTIEDFTELGSGFKVAMRDLEIRGAGNLLGKEQHGHITAVGFQLYCRLLDDAIRRLKGENISERMPVSLKLGFEVMIPLAYLSDPLLRMEIYRKIFEASSEKEFSQVTQELIDRFGPLPPEMELLLEVAQLKALARRQGLTSIQIHRDRVFLKAKEVIRRVEMCPKNLEPSQLLLLLRKVLKGGRGV
- a CDS encoding ATP-binding protein; the protein is MNREIEKKINEWKINPNRKPLIIKGARQVGKSYAIEKFARENFENCVVANFEKQKGLFELFEGDLNITSLLEKLELLLKTRILPQKTLLFLDEIQKCPRAITSLRYFYEEKPELAVIAAGSLLDFALDQTSVPVGRVTYLYMHPLSFFEFLGALGENILQDYLLNHPLSNQEDPIHTQCLGLVKKYMQIGGMPEAVKIYLDTGSIREVTLHHQNLIETYRQDFSKYAPKIPYAHLLSVLEKIPQLIGQQIKYAHIDQEIRSTYLKEVIYLLERAQILSRVRAVQNPQIPLLAHASDKVFKTIFLDVGLMQTLCGVDWSQVSEKADLTAIYRGMLAEQFVGQEILSYTSTEVSKPLFYWKREERGAAAEVDYLIEYENSLVPIEVKSDKKGRLKSLHWYLSHFDPKKAFVVSSHPSVQMDNISWIPFYGLKALFP
- a CDS encoding DUF4143 domain-containing protein, with translation MYISDYVQENFRTPFTPSKFFSLWPTSSWEKHPFEITPYYIYSESSYFLDIAAAQFSEQVNFTDVGRQALVAYSTVREFYSILEDTLMGFLLYPYLKSIRKRMSQSPKFYFFDNGVTRAILGSLRNPPNFLEKGRLFEQWFIQEVDRINKYFSKDWKLFFWRTSHGAEVDLVIEQAGKMICAIECKCKQTLSRADLSGLHSILEEQPKIPCYIVAPIKTPLKIDTVNVLPPFEMLKRLKE
- a CDS encoding aspartate aminotransferase family protein, whose amino-acid sequence is MMNKNHLPSIKTLIPGPRSKALAKRLKHCECSSMILVNDETLIVWARAKGANVWDVDGNRYIDLTAAFAVANAGHTNPRIVQALVEQAKKFPHGPGDIHPAEIKIQFLEALSKICPKPLDTIMLGCAGSEAVEIAMKTAFLATGKPGLIVFEGSYHGLTYGALCATSLFNFYQPFESQLSHHTYRLPFPHKEKEKALLHQITQLIQKKSIGAILIEAIQGRGGIRALSTSFLKDLRKICDHHKIILITDEIFSGMGRTGQWFAFQHSGIIPDLVTVGKGLSGGFPISACIGSSSLMKVWPRHHGEALHTSTFMGHPIGCAMALASIQEIKHRGLVKRARIMGEKLIPKLEKLQKYPVIGEIRGRGLMIGIEIIENKNGKSSSEKAQKISHRALQKGVILFTEGVDQNILAMTPPLTISDEQLNDAVKIIEECIREIVKQ